The Phaeodactylum tricornutum CCAP 1055/1 chromosome 6, whole genome shotgun sequence region CCGATGTTCGAGTTCAGCAATGTTACCTGCCTTGATTTACTCTCGCATCTCTGGACAAAGTACGGCACCATCAAGCCCGCCGAACTtcagaaaaatttccagtccATGTACACCCCCTGGAACACCACTGAACCGATCGAGTCCGTGTTTCTCCAGCTGGACGAGGCCATTGCGTTCTCCACCGATGGCAATGACCCCATCTCGGAGGCTGCTGCAGTTCGAGCCGGCTACGAAGTCATTGCGCACTCTGGCCTGCTCCCTCTTGACTgcaaagaatggcgcaaACTGCCTCTTGCTTCTCACACCCTTGCAAATTTTCAGCAGCACTTCTCccttgccgacgacgaccggCGCCTTACGGCCACTACCGGTTCACTTGGCTATGCCAACGTTCTCGCTGCTACTCCCTCTCTGGCTCCAGCCACGGTTTCCGACACCCTCAGCCTGCCTTTCTCCGCGCTCTCTGTGTCCCAGCCTTCTGTCTCCTCCCCGGACATGACCTATTGCTGGCCCCATGGGACCAGCAAGAACAGGCGCCACACCAGTGCCACttgcaagaacaaggcccctggtcatcgcgacgacgcgacggccACCAACACCCTTGGCGGCTCCACCAAGGTTTGGACTGCCCCCAAACCTCCcgaataggaaagagggacggctacgccgACGATTAAAACTAGTAATACCGATTATttaaatcatattactagTCTTAACTCGTCTGTAGccccctccccgcctagtcCACACACCTCAGCCATTGCCGACACTGGCTGCACTGGCCACTACATCACGGTCAACTGCCCTCATACCCACAGGCACCCAGCCAACCCCAGCCTAGCAGTCCGTGTCCCGAACGGCGCAGTCCTCCGATCGAGTCATGTTGCCACCCTGGCCCTTCCTGGTTTCTCCCCTGCCGCCTGCCAAGCACATATTTTTCCTGGGCTTGCCTCCCATCCGCTCCTCTCTATTGGACAACTGTGCGACGACGGTTGCACGGCAACCTTCTCGGCCACTCGGCTCGACATTCATCGTGACGCTACACTGCTGCTCTCTGGTGCCCGCTCCCCCCACACTGGTCTCTGGCACCTCGATCTTGCCCCCGCTCCCTCTCCTGCGACGGCCCACGCCCTTGTTCCCCACACACCCCTTGCCGACCGCATTGCTTTTGTCCATGCCTCGCTCTTCTCCCCGGCACTTTCAACGTGGTGTCAGGCACTCGATTCCGGCCATCTTACCACTTTTCCCGACATTTCCTCCCGACAAGTCCGCAAATATCCACCCAGCTCctccgccatggtcaagggtcacctcgaccaacaacgcgcaaaccttcgctccaccaagcttccCCCTGTTGGTTCCCCCACCACGACTGCACCCCCTGCCCGCTCTGTACCCGACCTTGATCCTCCCAATGCCCCACCAGTCGCACGTACGCACCACGTCTTTGCTGCTCATCAGCGCGTCACCGGACAAATCTACACCGACCAACCAGGCCGTTTCCTTACTCCTTCAAGTGCCGGCCATAACGACATGCTCGTACTGTATGATTACGACAGCAACGCCATCCACGTTgaactcatgaagaacaagtcTGGCCCCGAAATTCTCGCCGCCTATAAACGCGCTCATGCTCTTTTCACCCAGCGAGGCCTCCGTCCACAACTCCAGCGcctcgacaacgaagcctctgcAGCCCTCCAGTCCTTCATGACCTCAGAGCACGTCGACTTTCAGCTGGCACCCCCCCATCtacaccgtcgtaatgcCGCCGAACGGGCCATCCGCACCTTCAAGAACCATTTCATTGCTGGCCTCTGCACCACGAACCCGGATTTTCCCCTGCATCTTtgggaccgcctcctcccCCAGGCCCTCATCACCCtaaatcttcttcgtcgctcccgcatcaaCCCCAAGTTGTCCGCCCACGCACAGCTTCACGGTGCCTTTGACTACAACCGAACCCCGCTTGCTCCTCCCGGCACTCGCGTCTTGGTCCATGTCAAGCCGTCCGCTCGCGAAACATGGGCCCCCCATGCTGTTGAAGGTTGGTATCTCGGCCCCGCTTTGAACCATTATCGCTGCCATCGCGTATGGATCACAGAAACACGAGCCGAACGTGTTGCTGACACCCTTTCTTGGTTCCCGACCCGCCTCTCCATGCCTTCCGCCTCCTCCACCGACCGAgccctggccgccgcccgtgaTCTTGTCCATGCGCTCCAAAATCCCTCCCCCGCCTCCCCGTTTGCGCCCCTCAACGCCCACCAGCACCAGGCCCTCACACACCTTGCCGATCTCTTTGCCACGGTGGCCGCCCCGGCCGACGACGCCCCCGCACCTGCTCCCGTGCCTCCGGTCCGTCCTCCTACCCCAGCACTTCCCCCAGCTCAGGTCCGTTTTGCCGTCCCTCTCGTCACGGCCGAACATGCCccagcacttccgagggtgcccgTTCCTACCGccgcacttccgagggtgccccCCATGGCTACCTATCACTCGCGCACCGGTAACCccggccgtcgccgccgcaaagcacgcaaacaaccggcaaccccaaccctagtTCCGGcgcatccacacaacacccgcacccgaccctttcttgtcccggcCTCCGCCAACGCAGTTGTCGACCCCGCAACCGGCGCCTCCTTAGAATATCGCCACCTGCGCTCCGGCCCCGAcgctcccgattggattcgcgccgccgccaacgaaattggccGCCTCACTCAAGGTAACCCGCCCCACAGTACCACCGGCAGCCAGACTATGCACTTCATCGCGCATAATGCCATTCCTCCcggtcgcaaggcaacctacTTGCGCATTGTAGCCAGTATTCGCCCTCAGAAATCGGaacccaagcgcatccgCTTTACCGTTGGCGGCAACTTAGTTCAGTACCCCGGAAAGGTTAGCACCCCAACTGCTGACATCACCACGGCcaagatcctcttcaatagcgtcctctccacacccgccgccaagtttatgtgtattgacatcaaggatttctatcttggcacccccatggctcggtacgaatacatgcgcatcccggttCCCGATATCCCTCCCACCATCATGGCTCATTACCAGTTAGCTCcactcattcacaacaactctattaccgtcgaaattcgcaaaggtatgtacggccttccccaagccggtATTCTTGCCCACGATCGtcttgttgaacaccttgctgCGCACGGCTACATTAAGACGAAGCATACCGCTGGCCTATTTCGCCACGTCACGCGCCCTATTcagtttaccctagttgtggacgactttggagtgaAATACACTGGCACCGAACACGCTCAACACCTTATCGACACTCTCCAAGCACTttacaccatcaccattgactgggacggcactcgttatctcggacttacacttgcttgggattatgagcgtcgaaccctcgacatgtccatgcccgactatatcgaccaagccctaacccgctttCAACGATCGCCCCCTGTTACGCCTCAACATGCGCCTCACCCTTGGACCCCTCCAACTTATGGCGTTGCAACACAACTCACACCAGTCCCTGATACCTCTGAGCCTCTCaatgcatccgacaagacccacctgcaagaaatcatcggaaccctactttattacgctagggctgtcgactcgaccattctcgtggctctcggTACTCTGgcctcggcacagtcaactgcaacccaagcgacccttcacgccgccgaacatttac contains the following coding sequences:
- a CDS encoding predicted protein, with product MSTSAHFKLSDFPHKVLDPIATLTVPPTYATIKHAQRQLMTNAAAIPTLNGGGAHGHMALTLTPLAYADISNVPFVIPVAPPANPPPGATQPQITENNRVHQRDADIYNLYVAVNNALRQQLLDAIPRIYVRALAHPMFEFSNVTCLDLLSHLWTKYGTIKPAELQKNFQSMYTPWNTTEPIESVFLQLDEAIAFSTDGNDPISEAAAVRAGYEVIAHSGLLPLDCKEWRKLPLASHTLANFQQHFSLADDDRRLTATTGSLGYANVLAATPSLAPATVSDTLSLPFSALSVSQPSVSSPDMTYCWPHGTSKNRRHTSATCKNKAPGHRDDATATNTLGGSTKPPPRLVHTPQPLPTLAALATTSRHPANPSLAVRVPNGAVLRSSHVATLALPGFSPAACQAHIFPGLASHPLLSIGQLCDDGCTATFSATRLDIHRDATLLLSGARSPHTGLWHLDLAPAPSPATAHALVPHTPLADRIAFVHASLFSPALSTWCQALDSGHLTTFPDISSRQVRKYPPSSSAMVKGHLDQQRANLRSTKLPPVGSPTTTAPPARSVPDLDPPNAPPVARTHHVFAAHQRVTGQIYTDQPGRFLTPSSAGHNDMLVLYDYDSNAIHVELMKNKSGPEILAAYKRAHALFTQRGLRPQLQRLDNEASAALQSFMTSEHVDFQLAPPHLHRRNAAERAIRTFKNHFIAGLCTTNPDFPLHLWDRLLPQALITLNLLRRSRINPKLSAHAQLHGAFDYNRTPLAPPGTRVLVHVKPSARETWAPHAVEGWYLGPALNHYRCHRVWITETRAERVADTLSWFPTRLSMPSASSTDRALAAARDLVHALQNPSPASPFAPLNAHQHQALTHLADLFATVAAPADDAPAPAPVPPVRPPTPALPPAQVRFAVPLVTAEHAPALPRVPVPTAALPRFRRIHTTPAPDPFLSRPPPTQLSTPQPAPP